One window of the Oncorhynchus clarkii lewisi isolate Uvic-CL-2024 chromosome 19, UVic_Ocla_1.0, whole genome shotgun sequence genome contains the following:
- the LOC139374990 gene encoding putative Polycomb group protein ASXL2 isoform X1 has product MRERQKKKKGRTWAEAAKTVLEKYPNTPMSHKEILQVIQRERLKEISGTSPLACLNAMLHTNSRGEEGIFYKVPGRMGVYTLKKDIGDVVKELSEEGSEEDDSDNLSDSQSTENNNYTNNQEGMRGQWRRRAPSKQMLSKDPKRPKSKDNSYVPSTLPSDPSSPQPRCSSPSVPSSKLISPSQKHSKKALKQALKQQRNQRRQGGMSTTSSPRLLIKNVKDMADTIATKTDSCPASGTRKMSQRSSRLSARQLKRTKCAEIDVETPDSILVNTNLRALINKHTFSVLPTECQQKLLTLLPEVDQQACMDGLLKVTSSALNNEFFTSAAQSWKERLAEGEFTPELQLRMRQEIEKEKKVEYWKESFFESYYGENSGLSLEESKELLESGLSLELSATKPQLSPPTQPSPAGQALQDPKVPENSCHTRSSERRLRSSSLPINPISKPIEPPSKPIEPPSKPIEPPSKPIELSKPRPEPEPVHDEPVPVPPIVPPVILPKNVQKTLEVEYPRHRTRSRGLSLPIMAVEAPVVQRQDVVDSTLMVTPLGEKQMEEEEQKLKEAQPETPQSPEIPQSPALESPPEVCSQTKLRSSLPSDLSKPEPLGLDEHSGERREDVAPERGASVSVTPVSTPVSTPLSTPVSTPLSTPLSTPVSTPLSTPVSTPVSTPISTTPSPEPLKRKSSSSEQEVELTPEKRARITPPTVSVVTSPAATITTAQRVPPLKIPVSRILSVPASPTQVSPRTPVPLSPGPSPGRTGARTLADIKAKAQLARAQRAAAAAAASSSSKGAVPGPGPGGGIVEHRASAQTLHSRPPCSTQSQSTTRLPVSSITGQSTCQSPDAVTTPAHSSSVQSSGSSVPFDLSLSQRSSNTGRASLTCDQQRGYSDGLMNPGSLMGPQHGNIQHTSYPPGPQSTSSYTSSVCGVKSQYVSGSSMAARASHFIPANNPLVTSLLQGKEVPLEQILPKPLAKADVQMSQAKTSHDDKGTIKSHSTVGTASSENKSQYLHAGGVEDNSRSEQQESIGQSTSTIPGTRAGMLAELQHHQRETPNKDIQEQILQALMHRATHQHQNQPFGVSGGAQPAQFGACNLGHQECGDRPRFSAGFPGRKRMSRPAMSGHYLLNVSTYGRGSESSKRFHPLTTVNTSLTPLANLKREHIGGERLANEGKESVENKSHSHSNPAGVKMEEQGFSVTKMDEALGFQHCSRIMSESPSVGGCIPEQEDNSSAGTDRDSGTSARAKETKPFSQSQSQHRRHPELCNTKQGGHSEQYRLSVSPHVGTMDPTHPSTHQRPSAFQTQRPPIDNQESVLGSCYGGTISMSVPHALNHNAAASGTASSSSPSVSGSGGDSGSGTGSVMSFSVTVTTIPAGHPLDHSSQGEGSPEQVFMEGSGIEDVQSKCYCRLKAMIMCKGCGAFCHDDCIGPSNLCVSCLVVR; this is encoded by the exons TGGTACTTCCCCGCTGGCCTGTCTCAATGCTATGCTCCACACCAACTCTCGTGGTGAAGAAGGGATCTTCTACAAAGTTCCTGGACGAATGGGGGTCTACACACTGAAG AAGGACATTGGGGACGTGGTGAAGGAGCTGTCTGAGGAGGGATCCGAGGAGGACGATAGTGATAATTTGTCTGATTCCCAGAGCACAGAGAACAACAATTATACTAACAACCAGGAGGGCATgaggggacagtggaggaggagag CTCCATCAAAGCAAATGCTATCAAAAGACCCCAAAAGACCCAAGTCCAAGGATAACAGCTACG TGCCCTCTACGCTGCCATCTGATCCGTCGTCTCCTCAGCCACGTTGttcatctccctctgtccccagtAGCAAGCTCATCTCTCCCTCACAGAAACACAGCAAGAAGGCTCTCAAACAG GCCCTGAAGCAGCAGAGGAACCAGCGGAGACAGGGGGGCATGTCCACCACCTCCAGCCCAAGGCTGCTCATCAAGAACGTGAAGGACATGGCTGACACCATTGCCACTAAGACCG ACTCCTGTCCTGCTTCTGGTACCAGGAAGATGTCTCAGAGGTCCAGTCGACTCAGTGCAC GGCAACTGAAGCGTACCAAGTGTGCAGAGATAGATGTTGAGACACCAGACTCTATCCTGGTTAACACCAACCTGCGTGCCCTGATCAACAAACACACCTTTTCTGTCCTGCCCACAGAGTGCCAACAGAAGCTACTCACACTACTGCCTGAGGTCGACCAACAG GCCTGTATGGATGGTCTGTTAAAGGTCACCAGTTCTGCCTTGAACAATGAGTTTTTCACATCAGCAGCTCAGTCCTGGAAGGAACGACTGGCAGAAG GTGAGTTCACTCCTGAGTTGCAGCTGAGAATGCGTCAGGAGattgagaaggagaagaaggtggAGTATTGGAAGGAAAGTTTCTTTGAGAGCTACTATGGTGAAAA CTCTGGACTCAGCTTAGAGGAATCCAAAGAGCTGCTTGAGTCTGGTCTCAGTCTGGAGCTCTCAGCCACCAAACCCCAGTTGTCTCCTCCAACACAGCCAAGTCCTGCTGGCCAAGCACTGCAAGATCCCAAGGTCCCTGAGAACAGCTGCCATACTCGTTCGTCAGAGAGGAGGCTCCGATCATCATCACTGCCTATAAACCCTATATCTAAACCCATAGAACCTCCATCTAAACCCATAGAACCTCCATCTAAACCCATAGAACCTCCATCTAAACCCATAGAGCTTTCCAAGCCAAGACCGGAACCAGAGCCTGTTCACGATGAACCAGTACCAGTCCCACCCATTGTCCCACCAGTTATATTACCGAAAAATGTACAGAAGACACTGGAGGTTGAGTACCCCAGACACAGGACTCGTAGCAGAGGTTTATCCCTGCCTATAATGGCAGTGGAGGCACCTGTTGTGCAGAGGCAGGATGTGGTGGACTCAACCTTAATGGTTACTCCACTTGGGGAGAagcagatggaggaagaggaacaGAAGCTGAAAGAAGCTCAGCCGGAGACCCCCCAGTCCCCTGAGATCCCACAGTCCCCTGCCCTGGAGAGTCCTCCAGAGGTCTGCTCCCAGACGAAGCTCAGATCATCACTGCCGTCCGACCTTTCAAAGCCAGAGCCTCTGGGCTTGGACGAGCAcagtggggagaggagggaagatgtTGCACCAGAGAGAGGCGCCTCGGTGTCAGTCACCCCCGTATCCACCCCCGTATCCACCCCTCTATCCACCCCCGTATCCACTCCTCTATCCACCCCTCTATCTACTCCCGTATCCACCCCTCTATCTACTCCTGTATCCACCCCTGTATCTACCCCCATATCCACCACCCCATCCCCAGAGCCGTTGAAAAGGAAGTCCTCATCCAGTGAACAGGAAGTAGAGCTGACTCCAGAGAAGAGGGCCCGCATCACTCCACCGACAGTATCTGTGGTAACCTCTCCAGCAGCCACCATAACAACAGCTCAGAGAGTGCCTCCGCTTAAG ATTCCTGTGTCACGAATCCTATCAGTCCCTGCATCTCCAACCCAGGTGTCCCCCAGGACCCCTGTCCCGCTCAGCCCTGGCCCCAGCCCCGGACGCACTGGTGCTCGCACTCTGGCTGACATCAAGGCTAAAGCCCAGCTAGCCCGGGCCCAGCGTGCAGCAGCAGCTGCTGCAGCCAGCTCCTCCTCTAAAGGTGCAGTACCAGGCCCAGGACCAGGAGGAGGCATTGTAGAGCATAGAGCTTCAGCCCAGACCCTCCACTCCAGGCCCCCCTGCTCCACCCAGTCTCAGTCAACCACCAGGCTGCCAGTAAGTAGCATCACTGGTCAATCTACCTGTCAATCACCTGATGCAGTCACCACACCAGCCCACTCCAGTTCGGTCCAATCATCAGGCTCCTCTGTGCCCTTTGACCTTAGCCTGTCTCAAAGAAGCTCCAACACCGGTAGAGCGTCTCTCACTTGTGACCAACAGAGAGGCTACTCCGATGGTCTGATGAACCCAGGTTCTCTGATGGGACCTCAACATGGGAACATTCAACATACGTCATACCCACCAGGTCCCCAGTCAACCTCTAGCTACACTTCATCTGTGTGTGGTGTGAAGAGCCAGTATGTATCTGGAAGCTCCATGGCAGCCAGGGCTAGCCACTTTATCCCAGCCAACAACCCTCTGGTCACATCTCTCCTCCAGGGGAAAGAGGTCCCTCTGGAACAGATCCTCCCCAAGCCTCTGGCCAAGGCCGATGTCCAGATGTCCCAGGCCAAAACCTCCCATGATGACAAAGGGACGATAAAGTCCCACAGCACTGTTGGAACAGCCAGTAGTGAGAATAAGAGCCAATACCTACACGCTGGTGGTGTGGAGGACAACAGTAGATCTGAACAGCAAGAATCCATAGGCCAGTCCACTTCCACCATACCTGGAACAAGAGCAGGTATGTTGGCAGAGCTCCAGCACCATCAAAGGGAAACACCTAACAAAGACATCCAGGAACAGATCCTTCAGGCTCTGATGCACAGGGCCACCCACCAGCACCAGAATCAGCCATTTGGGGTCTCAGGTGGAGCTCAGCCTGCCCAGTTCGGAGCTTGTAATCTGGGGCACCAGGAGTGTGGGGACCGTCCCCGGTTCTCCGCGGGGTTCCCTGGACGGAAGAGGATGTCCAGGCCTGCCATGTCAGGGCACTACCTCCTCAATGTCTCCACGTACGGACGAGGCTCAGAGAGCAGTAAACGCTTCCACCCATTGACCACCGTTAACACCTCACTGACCCCACTGGCCAATCTGAAGAGAGAGCACATCGGGGGGGAGAGGCTGGCTAACGAAGGGAAGGAGTCAGTGGAGAATAAGTCTCATTCTCATTCTAACCCTGCTGGAGTCAAGATGGAAGAGCAGGGCTTCTCAGTCACAAAAATGGATGAAGCTCTGGGCTTTCAACACTGCTCCAGAATAATGTCTGAGTCTCCATCAGTGGGGGGCTGTATACCAGAGCAGGAGGACAACAGCTCAGCCGGTACAGATAGAGACAGTGGCACTTCTGCAAGAGCCAAAGAAACCAAACCTTTCTCCCAATCACAATCACAGCACAGGAGGCACCCGGAACTCTGCAATACTAAACAGGGTGGTCATTCCGAGCAATATCGTTTATCTGTATCTCCCCACGTGGGGACCATGGACCCCACTCACCCCAGTACTCACCAGCGTCCGTCTGCCTTTCAAACTCAGAGACCTCCAATCGATAATCAGGAATCCGTTTTGGGTTCCTGCTACGGTGGCACCATCAGCATGTCTGTACCTCACGCTCTGAATCACAATGCTGCTGCTTCAGGCACCGCTTCTAGCTCCTCCCCCTCTGTGTCAGGTAGTGGTGGGGACAGCGGCAGTGGCACCGGCAGTGTCATGTCTTTCTCAGTGACCGTCACCACAATACCTGCCGGTCACCCGTTGGACCACAGCAGCCAGGGGGAGGGGTCTCCAGAGCAGGTGTTTATGGAGGGATCTGGTATAGAGGACGTTCAGTCTAAATGCTACTGCCGACTCAAGGCTATGATCATGTGTAAAGGGTGTGGGGCCTTCTGCCATGACGATTGCATTGGCCCTTCGAACCTCTGTGTCTCGTGTCTAGTGGTACGATAA
- the LOC139374990 gene encoding putative Polycomb group protein ASXL2 isoform X2 codes for MRERQKKKKGRTWAEAAKTVLEKYPNTPMSHKEILQVIQRERLKEISGTSPLACLNAMLHTNSRGEEGIFYKVPGRMGVYTLKKDIGDVVKELSEEGSEEDDSDNLSDSQSTENNNYTNNQEGMRGQWRRRVPSTLPSDPSSPQPRCSSPSVPSSKLISPSQKHSKKALKQALKQQRNQRRQGGMSTTSSPRLLIKNVKDMADTIATKTDSCPASGTRKMSQRSSRLSARQLKRTKCAEIDVETPDSILVNTNLRALINKHTFSVLPTECQQKLLTLLPEVDQQACMDGLLKVTSSALNNEFFTSAAQSWKERLAEGEFTPELQLRMRQEIEKEKKVEYWKESFFESYYGENSGLSLEESKELLESGLSLELSATKPQLSPPTQPSPAGQALQDPKVPENSCHTRSSERRLRSSSLPINPISKPIEPPSKPIEPPSKPIEPPSKPIELSKPRPEPEPVHDEPVPVPPIVPPVILPKNVQKTLEVEYPRHRTRSRGLSLPIMAVEAPVVQRQDVVDSTLMVTPLGEKQMEEEEQKLKEAQPETPQSPEIPQSPALESPPEVCSQTKLRSSLPSDLSKPEPLGLDEHSGERREDVAPERGASVSVTPVSTPVSTPLSTPVSTPLSTPLSTPVSTPLSTPVSTPVSTPISTTPSPEPLKRKSSSSEQEVELTPEKRARITPPTVSVVTSPAATITTAQRVPPLKIPVSRILSVPASPTQVSPRTPVPLSPGPSPGRTGARTLADIKAKAQLARAQRAAAAAAASSSSKGAVPGPGPGGGIVEHRASAQTLHSRPPCSTQSQSTTRLPVSSITGQSTCQSPDAVTTPAHSSSVQSSGSSVPFDLSLSQRSSNTGRASLTCDQQRGYSDGLMNPGSLMGPQHGNIQHTSYPPGPQSTSSYTSSVCGVKSQYVSGSSMAARASHFIPANNPLVTSLLQGKEVPLEQILPKPLAKADVQMSQAKTSHDDKGTIKSHSTVGTASSENKSQYLHAGGVEDNSRSEQQESIGQSTSTIPGTRAGMLAELQHHQRETPNKDIQEQILQALMHRATHQHQNQPFGVSGGAQPAQFGACNLGHQECGDRPRFSAGFPGRKRMSRPAMSGHYLLNVSTYGRGSESSKRFHPLTTVNTSLTPLANLKREHIGGERLANEGKESVENKSHSHSNPAGVKMEEQGFSVTKMDEALGFQHCSRIMSESPSVGGCIPEQEDNSSAGTDRDSGTSARAKETKPFSQSQSQHRRHPELCNTKQGGHSEQYRLSVSPHVGTMDPTHPSTHQRPSAFQTQRPPIDNQESVLGSCYGGTISMSVPHALNHNAAASGTASSSSPSVSGSGGDSGSGTGSVMSFSVTVTTIPAGHPLDHSSQGEGSPEQVFMEGSGIEDVQSKCYCRLKAMIMCKGCGAFCHDDCIGPSNLCVSCLVVR; via the exons TGGTACTTCCCCGCTGGCCTGTCTCAATGCTATGCTCCACACCAACTCTCGTGGTGAAGAAGGGATCTTCTACAAAGTTCCTGGACGAATGGGGGTCTACACACTGAAG AAGGACATTGGGGACGTGGTGAAGGAGCTGTCTGAGGAGGGATCCGAGGAGGACGATAGTGATAATTTGTCTGATTCCCAGAGCACAGAGAACAACAATTATACTAACAACCAGGAGGGCATgaggggacagtggaggaggagag TGCCCTCTACGCTGCCATCTGATCCGTCGTCTCCTCAGCCACGTTGttcatctccctctgtccccagtAGCAAGCTCATCTCTCCCTCACAGAAACACAGCAAGAAGGCTCTCAAACAG GCCCTGAAGCAGCAGAGGAACCAGCGGAGACAGGGGGGCATGTCCACCACCTCCAGCCCAAGGCTGCTCATCAAGAACGTGAAGGACATGGCTGACACCATTGCCACTAAGACCG ACTCCTGTCCTGCTTCTGGTACCAGGAAGATGTCTCAGAGGTCCAGTCGACTCAGTGCAC GGCAACTGAAGCGTACCAAGTGTGCAGAGATAGATGTTGAGACACCAGACTCTATCCTGGTTAACACCAACCTGCGTGCCCTGATCAACAAACACACCTTTTCTGTCCTGCCCACAGAGTGCCAACAGAAGCTACTCACACTACTGCCTGAGGTCGACCAACAG GCCTGTATGGATGGTCTGTTAAAGGTCACCAGTTCTGCCTTGAACAATGAGTTTTTCACATCAGCAGCTCAGTCCTGGAAGGAACGACTGGCAGAAG GTGAGTTCACTCCTGAGTTGCAGCTGAGAATGCGTCAGGAGattgagaaggagaagaaggtggAGTATTGGAAGGAAAGTTTCTTTGAGAGCTACTATGGTGAAAA CTCTGGACTCAGCTTAGAGGAATCCAAAGAGCTGCTTGAGTCTGGTCTCAGTCTGGAGCTCTCAGCCACCAAACCCCAGTTGTCTCCTCCAACACAGCCAAGTCCTGCTGGCCAAGCACTGCAAGATCCCAAGGTCCCTGAGAACAGCTGCCATACTCGTTCGTCAGAGAGGAGGCTCCGATCATCATCACTGCCTATAAACCCTATATCTAAACCCATAGAACCTCCATCTAAACCCATAGAACCTCCATCTAAACCCATAGAACCTCCATCTAAACCCATAGAGCTTTCCAAGCCAAGACCGGAACCAGAGCCTGTTCACGATGAACCAGTACCAGTCCCACCCATTGTCCCACCAGTTATATTACCGAAAAATGTACAGAAGACACTGGAGGTTGAGTACCCCAGACACAGGACTCGTAGCAGAGGTTTATCCCTGCCTATAATGGCAGTGGAGGCACCTGTTGTGCAGAGGCAGGATGTGGTGGACTCAACCTTAATGGTTACTCCACTTGGGGAGAagcagatggaggaagaggaacaGAAGCTGAAAGAAGCTCAGCCGGAGACCCCCCAGTCCCCTGAGATCCCACAGTCCCCTGCCCTGGAGAGTCCTCCAGAGGTCTGCTCCCAGACGAAGCTCAGATCATCACTGCCGTCCGACCTTTCAAAGCCAGAGCCTCTGGGCTTGGACGAGCAcagtggggagaggagggaagatgtTGCACCAGAGAGAGGCGCCTCGGTGTCAGTCACCCCCGTATCCACCCCCGTATCCACCCCTCTATCCACCCCCGTATCCACTCCTCTATCCACCCCTCTATCTACTCCCGTATCCACCCCTCTATCTACTCCTGTATCCACCCCTGTATCTACCCCCATATCCACCACCCCATCCCCAGAGCCGTTGAAAAGGAAGTCCTCATCCAGTGAACAGGAAGTAGAGCTGACTCCAGAGAAGAGGGCCCGCATCACTCCACCGACAGTATCTGTGGTAACCTCTCCAGCAGCCACCATAACAACAGCTCAGAGAGTGCCTCCGCTTAAG ATTCCTGTGTCACGAATCCTATCAGTCCCTGCATCTCCAACCCAGGTGTCCCCCAGGACCCCTGTCCCGCTCAGCCCTGGCCCCAGCCCCGGACGCACTGGTGCTCGCACTCTGGCTGACATCAAGGCTAAAGCCCAGCTAGCCCGGGCCCAGCGTGCAGCAGCAGCTGCTGCAGCCAGCTCCTCCTCTAAAGGTGCAGTACCAGGCCCAGGACCAGGAGGAGGCATTGTAGAGCATAGAGCTTCAGCCCAGACCCTCCACTCCAGGCCCCCCTGCTCCACCCAGTCTCAGTCAACCACCAGGCTGCCAGTAAGTAGCATCACTGGTCAATCTACCTGTCAATCACCTGATGCAGTCACCACACCAGCCCACTCCAGTTCGGTCCAATCATCAGGCTCCTCTGTGCCCTTTGACCTTAGCCTGTCTCAAAGAAGCTCCAACACCGGTAGAGCGTCTCTCACTTGTGACCAACAGAGAGGCTACTCCGATGGTCTGATGAACCCAGGTTCTCTGATGGGACCTCAACATGGGAACATTCAACATACGTCATACCCACCAGGTCCCCAGTCAACCTCTAGCTACACTTCATCTGTGTGTGGTGTGAAGAGCCAGTATGTATCTGGAAGCTCCATGGCAGCCAGGGCTAGCCACTTTATCCCAGCCAACAACCCTCTGGTCACATCTCTCCTCCAGGGGAAAGAGGTCCCTCTGGAACAGATCCTCCCCAAGCCTCTGGCCAAGGCCGATGTCCAGATGTCCCAGGCCAAAACCTCCCATGATGACAAAGGGACGATAAAGTCCCACAGCACTGTTGGAACAGCCAGTAGTGAGAATAAGAGCCAATACCTACACGCTGGTGGTGTGGAGGACAACAGTAGATCTGAACAGCAAGAATCCATAGGCCAGTCCACTTCCACCATACCTGGAACAAGAGCAGGTATGTTGGCAGAGCTCCAGCACCATCAAAGGGAAACACCTAACAAAGACATCCAGGAACAGATCCTTCAGGCTCTGATGCACAGGGCCACCCACCAGCACCAGAATCAGCCATTTGGGGTCTCAGGTGGAGCTCAGCCTGCCCAGTTCGGAGCTTGTAATCTGGGGCACCAGGAGTGTGGGGACCGTCCCCGGTTCTCCGCGGGGTTCCCTGGACGGAAGAGGATGTCCAGGCCTGCCATGTCAGGGCACTACCTCCTCAATGTCTCCACGTACGGACGAGGCTCAGAGAGCAGTAAACGCTTCCACCCATTGACCACCGTTAACACCTCACTGACCCCACTGGCCAATCTGAAGAGAGAGCACATCGGGGGGGAGAGGCTGGCTAACGAAGGGAAGGAGTCAGTGGAGAATAAGTCTCATTCTCATTCTAACCCTGCTGGAGTCAAGATGGAAGAGCAGGGCTTCTCAGTCACAAAAATGGATGAAGCTCTGGGCTTTCAACACTGCTCCAGAATAATGTCTGAGTCTCCATCAGTGGGGGGCTGTATACCAGAGCAGGAGGACAACAGCTCAGCCGGTACAGATAGAGACAGTGGCACTTCTGCAAGAGCCAAAGAAACCAAACCTTTCTCCCAATCACAATCACAGCACAGGAGGCACCCGGAACTCTGCAATACTAAACAGGGTGGTCATTCCGAGCAATATCGTTTATCTGTATCTCCCCACGTGGGGACCATGGACCCCACTCACCCCAGTACTCACCAGCGTCCGTCTGCCTTTCAAACTCAGAGACCTCCAATCGATAATCAGGAATCCGTTTTGGGTTCCTGCTACGGTGGCACCATCAGCATGTCTGTACCTCACGCTCTGAATCACAATGCTGCTGCTTCAGGCACCGCTTCTAGCTCCTCCCCCTCTGTGTCAGGTAGTGGTGGGGACAGCGGCAGTGGCACCGGCAGTGTCATGTCTTTCTCAGTGACCGTCACCACAATACCTGCCGGTCACCCGTTGGACCACAGCAGCCAGGGGGAGGGGTCTCCAGAGCAGGTGTTTATGGAGGGATCTGGTATAGAGGACGTTCAGTCTAAATGCTACTGCCGACTCAAGGCTATGATCATGTGTAAAGGGTGTGGGGCCTTCTGCCATGACGATTGCATTGGCCCTTCGAACCTCTGTGTCTCGTGTCTAGTGGTACGATAA